The sequence below is a genomic window from Haematobia irritans isolate KBUSLIRL chromosome 3, ASM5000362v1, whole genome shotgun sequence.
TCGTGTATGCATTTCATAAAGGCAACCATCCCCTTCCACCCAACTAGCTGGCTGCACTCTCCTAGATACGAACTGCTCATTGTTCTTCCCATCATATTTTTTGTATGTGTGATTAGCACTTTTAAGGTTTTTATGTAATTTAAGACGACTGGGAGAGGAAGTGAGAGTCAGGCAGCGTGAGTAAAGAAGTTATGGATCCCAACATATATCGTAACTTCAGCTATACCAACACCAATGAGCCTTGGTTTTCAAATTCAACACAACAATTGCCTCCAGCTCGTGAGTCTGAGGGTATTCTTATCACCACTGCCGCAACAGCAGCCAACGAACGTAGAGGCCAACCGAAAACCATAATGAATTGTCTTCGCGATCGCACTCCCAGTAGTTATACGCGATCCAACAGTCATATAGCACGTGCCAACGGTGGCATATTGGTGACCAATAAACAATTTCCGGGAGTTGTTTCTCCACCACCAAGAGAGCCGCGACCGCGGCCTATTAAATTAACACTATTGAAAAGCTCTAGTACGCGCGATCTATCTCGTCTGTTGGAGAACCAAGTGACTCCATCATCGCCCCAACCCATTTTATTTGCTTCATCCACGGAactcaataaaatgaattcgAGCTCTTCGCTATCGTCTGCATCTACTAACTGCTCCGGTTCCTGTTTAAAACATATACAACGACTAGATCAACGTATCAACGATTTGGAAGAACAACTGCAGTATCAACAAATAATAAGTCAAGATATGAGCACTAAAATTGAGGATCTTACAAAGAAGTATGAGGAAATCATCTTTAGTAAAGACATTGAGGGTAATAAAAGGAAAAAGACTTCCTctccaaaaattgcaaaaaagaaaGTGGATAATGGTGGAGGTGGCGGTGGGGGTAATACTGTTGTCGTACAACCTTCAAAACTggtggcttggatgaaattgtcGAATTTTTGGAAACAGCGTCCGAGCATACAAACTCTAAAGGATCAAAACATTTATAATGGTAAGTAGCGATGAGTGTCAAGATGCTAAAACAAAGGCCGTTATAAAACTCTAACGAAATTTCCGCtatccataagaaatgcatcgctatatttgctaacgaaaattTAGTGAGACGTTGTTattgattgtttacattttgctcccatAAGATATGTATGGTAAAACTTTATTATTGGCATGCAACAGGCATTTTCGCGAGACCTGCATAGCGGGCTTTAGAGACGTTAAGGCAGTGAGACGTTGTTATTGATTCTTTACATTTTCGTGGAAAAATTGTGTTATTGGCATGCAAATGAAATTTCCACCTTCCGGGCCTAAGGCTGGTATGcagttctaaaggaaatttcactacccataagaaatgcattggtatttagctaccgaaaatttcatgAGGCGTTATCATTCAGTTCATTTTGCTCCCATAAGAACTGTA
It includes:
- the RhoGAP16F gene encoding rho GTPase activating protein at 16F isoform X1 — protein: MDPNIYRNFSYTNTNEPWFSNSTQQLPPARESEGILITTAATAANERRGQPKTIMNCLRDRTPSSYTRSNSHIARANGGILVTNKQFPGVVSPPPREPRPRPIKLTLLKSSSTRDLSRLLENQVTPSSPQPILFASSTELNKMNSSSSLSSASTNCSGSCLKHIQRLDQRINDLEEQLQYQQIISQDMSTKIEDLTKKYEEIIFSKDIEGNKRKKTSSPKIAKKKVDNGGGGGGGNTVVVQPSKLVAWMKLSNFWKQRPSIQTLKDQNIYNDEPCFDTEIEMVLKDDVHKTVPKIVVDCCQLIEEKYRKSTEPVEGIYRQCGDYNKMQSIRFCIDANDYNALRQPNVDIHTLAGVLKLFLREIKSPLVSANEAKTFIGKPNQWLLTDLPNKLEILRRLIRSIPEVNRDTMEYLFAHFNKLTKIPLQHVSAETLAISITPSIFHTVQQGARMQDIHALLKESEILADCVKIMIEYHQKIFECTANRKLQKNRISVRNLKKTLSHPDLLFQNLF
- the RhoGAP16F gene encoding rho GTPase activating protein at 16F isoform X2, with product MDPNIYRNFSYTNTNEPWFSNSTQQLPPARESEGILITTAATAANERRGQPKTIMNCLRDRTPSSYTRSNSHIARANGGILVTNKQFPGVVSPPPREPRPRPIKLTLLKSSSTRDLSRLLENQVTPSSPQPILFASSTELNKMNSSSSLSSASTNCSGSCLKHIQRLDQRINDLEEQLQYQQIISQDMSTKIEDLTKKYEEIIFSKDIEGNKRKKTSSPKIAKKKVDNGGGGGGGNTVVVQPSKLVAWMKLSNFWKQRPSIQTLKDQNIYNDEPCFDTEIEMVLKDDVHKTVPKIVVDCCQLIEEKYRKSTEPVEGIYRQCGDYNKMQSIRFCIDANDYNALRQPNVDIHTLAGVLKLFLREIKSPLVSANEAKTFIGKPNQWLLTDLPNKLEILRRLIRSIPEVNRDTMEYLFAHFNKLTKIPLQHVSAETLAISITPSIFHTVQQGARMQDIHALLKESEILADCVKIMIEYHQKIFEISSSKQNLVNPTIAPIPPIPSPRSHQINKT